Part of the Halomarina litorea genome is shown below.
CATCGTGGACGCGGTCGACCGCCTGCTCGTGACGGGTCGACCGGCGGCGAGCGCCGACTGACCCTGGAGCCGTCGCTCGTCGGGTGATAAACGCAGGAAACCGCAGTCTCGGTCGGTATCGTTCAGTCGTCGCCGACGGCGGGCGTCGCCTCCTCCGCGTCGGACTCCGTGTCCACGGACGGCCCGTCGACGATCTCGTAGAGGTTCTGGCGGGCGTCCGCGAAGTAGACGTCCTCGTCCACGACCGCTATCGCCTCGAGGCGTTCGAGCGCGTAGCGGACCGTGCGCGCCGAGAGC
Proteins encoded:
- a CDS encoding MarR family transcriptional regulator, whose product is MSDSTAEGIADLPPSAKLVYKVLEYNGPLTQKGIVEESMLSARTVRYALERLEAIAVVDEDVYFADARQNLYEIVDGPSVDTESDAEEATPAVGDD